The Parvibaculaceae bacterium PLY_AMNH_Bact1 genome window below encodes:
- a CDS encoding MlaE family lipid ABC transporter permease subunit (Derived by automated computational analysis using gene prediction method: Protein Homology.), with amino-acid sequence MSRTTTATLETEEAEVGFLVRAKGAWTVRLVRDLDAPLREISPKRARGRDAVIDLTGLTRLDTAGAWLLHRTSEQLRVAGLRVSYRGETPEIRTLLDVAEGYRFGFNLRLPRPPAYIQLADRVGATLISVANEVRGLLGFFGLLLEVLWRTVKHPSRLRVVPLVHHMERAGLDALPIVCLMTFLIGGVLAQQGAVQLQKFGAEVFTVNMVAITFLREIGILLTAIIVAGRSGSAFTAEIGSMKMREEVDAMRTLGLDPMDMLVVPRVLALVIMLPLLTFVADIMGLVGGALMVWQMLDTSPGVFIVRLSEAADFWTFGVGILKAPFMALVIAMIGCYAGMRVTGSAESVGVQTTRSVVQSIFMVIVLDALFAVFFTAIGI; translated from the coding sequence ATGAGCAGGACCACGACAGCAACGCTAGAGACCGAGGAGGCAGAGGTCGGCTTTCTCGTGCGTGCCAAAGGTGCGTGGACAGTTCGGCTGGTTCGTGATCTTGATGCCCCGCTCAGAGAGATCAGTCCGAAGCGAGCCCGTGGCCGAGATGCTGTGATTGATCTCACGGGCTTGACGCGGCTCGATACCGCTGGTGCCTGGTTGCTTCATCGTACCAGTGAGCAGCTCCGGGTTGCCGGACTTCGGGTCTCCTATCGCGGTGAAACACCTGAAATCCGGACCTTGTTGGATGTGGCTGAAGGGTACCGATTTGGCTTCAACCTGCGGCTCCCACGGCCTCCTGCTTATATACAGCTCGCTGATAGGGTGGGGGCCACACTCATATCGGTTGCAAATGAAGTCCGCGGTCTTCTGGGTTTTTTTGGGCTGCTGCTGGAGGTTCTCTGGCGTACCGTCAAGCACCCCAGTCGGCTGCGCGTTGTGCCACTGGTGCATCACATGGAGCGTGCTGGGCTTGATGCGCTGCCGATTGTTTGCCTGATGACTTTTCTCATTGGCGGTGTTCTTGCCCAGCAGGGCGCTGTCCAGCTCCAAAAATTTGGAGCTGAAGTTTTTACGGTGAATATGGTCGCAATTACGTTTTTGCGTGAGATCGGCATTCTTCTGACGGCGATTATTGTCGCCGGCCGTTCGGGAAGCGCATTTACTGCTGAAATCGGCTCCATGAAAATGCGAGAAGAGGTGGATGCTATGCGTACCCTCGGGCTCGACCCCATGGATATGCTGGTGGTACCTCGTGTTCTTGCTCTCGTCATCATGCTTCCTCTGCTCACCTTTGTTGCCGACATTATGGGGTTGGTCGGTGGTGCCTTGATGGTGTGGCAAATGTTGGACACGTCGCCAGGTGTCTTCATCGTGCGTTTGTCAGAGGCGGCGGATTTCTGGACCTTTGGTGTCGGAATATTGAAGGCGCCTTTTATGGCGCTCGTAATTGCGATGATCGGGTGCTACGCGGGCATGCGGGTGACGGGAAGTGCTGAATCGGTTGGTGTCCAAACAACGCGATCGGTTGTGCAATCGATTTTTATGGTCATCGTGCTCGATGCTTTGTTTGCTGTTTTCTTCACTGCGATAGGGATCTGA
- a CDS encoding cytochrome c family protein (Derived by automated computational analysis using gene prediction method: Protein Homology.), whose translation MNQLVKGLSILGLSLALPLAAQASEPNLGKGAKVFKKCAACHTLGEGEDNKIGPNLYGMFDRGVASVEGFNYSDGMTTRAAEIGTWDDANLAEYLTKPRDYVPGTNMSFVGLRKEKDRVNLIAYLRQETGAAVAEAEPDEEEAEEPAAE comes from the coding sequence ATGAACCAGTTAGTCAAAGGTCTCTCCATTCTGGGCCTGTCTCTCGCACTGCCGCTAGCGGCTCAAGCAAGCGAGCCGAATTTGGGTAAAGGCGCGAAGGTATTTAAGAAATGCGCCGCCTGCCACACCCTTGGCGAAGGGGAAGACAATAAGATAGGTCCGAACCTGTATGGCATGTTTGATCGCGGCGTAGCCTCCGTTGAAGGCTTCAACTACTCAGATGGCATGACGACCCGTGCGGCTGAAATCGGCACCTGGGACGATGCAAACCTTGCTGAATACCTGACCAAGCCGCGGGACTATGTGCCTGGCACCAACATGTCATTCGTTGGTCTGCGGAAAGAAAAGGATCGGGTAAACCTGATCGCCTATCTCCGTCAGGAAACCGGCGCGGCAGTAGCAGAAGCTGAGCCCGATGAAGAAGAAGCGGAAGAACCTGCGGCTGAGTGA
- a CDS encoding TRAP transporter permease (Derived by automated computational analysis using gene prediction method: Protein Homology.) — protein MSDPSPSVAEELVAAESGARTHDGITGKVIAGIAIAWSLFQLWYASPLPFLVAKYIPVLNDTEARAIHLAFAFLLAYVSFPALKRSPRERVPLQDWVLGITGAVSAAYLFVFNDALASRPGLPNTADLVTAGVGLVLLLEATRRTLGPPLTVMALIFLAYVFFGNMAPDLIAWKGASFSRAMSHLWITTEGVFGIALGVSTSFVFLFVLFGSLLDRAGAGHYFIQVAFALLGHMRGGPAKAAVLASGMTGLVSGSSIANTVTTGTFTIPLMKRVGFSSEKAGAVEVASSVNGQIMPPVMGAAAFLMVEYVGISYLEVITHAFLPAVISYIALIYIVHLEALKAGMEGLPRAGTPLTGVTRFLRAGLSISSFLIVAGVWYYGILAAQSLFGAAASYVLAAGFLFFYVVTLGYAARHPDLPPEDPNAPIIETPRMADIGRTGLHFILPIGVLVWCLMVERLSPGLAAFWATVAIGFILITQRAVLGAFRGRRDFSLNLKMGVVDFASGLELGAKNMVAIAIATAAAGIIVGAVSLTGVGQVLTELVEILSGGNLLAMLGLVAILSIVLGMGLPTTANYIVVSALMAGVVVDLGAQNGLVVPLIAVHLFVFYFGIMADVTPPVGLASFAAAAISRADPIKTGIAAFAYSLRTVVLPFLFIFNTKLLLIGIEGPIDLALTVLGAVTAVLVFAAATQGYFVTRNKLWESATLLLVAFTLFRPQYWVDQIVPAFQTVPYVQAAPLIEEAAAGSSLRLTATGETLEGDIETRTVLLPLGEKASIDARLEHAGLILRTEEGGTFVDDVVFGGPAGEAGIDFDWEVLSIELPNDQPSAYFMYLPAGALLFGVWLLQRRRRSSSS, from the coding sequence TTGAGCGACCCATCACCGAGCGTTGCTGAAGAGCTGGTCGCGGCTGAATCCGGCGCACGCACGCATGACGGCATCACTGGAAAGGTGATCGCGGGTATTGCGATTGCGTGGTCACTCTTTCAGCTCTGGTATGCCTCGCCGCTTCCCTTTCTTGTCGCAAAATACATCCCAGTTCTGAATGACACGGAGGCGCGGGCGATCCACCTCGCCTTTGCCTTTCTCCTGGCCTATGTGAGCTTCCCGGCCTTGAAACGCTCGCCGCGGGAGCGGGTCCCACTGCAGGATTGGGTTCTCGGGATCACAGGGGCTGTGTCTGCGGCTTACCTCTTTGTTTTCAATGATGCGCTCGCCTCACGCCCGGGTCTGCCCAATACGGCCGATCTTGTGACGGCGGGGGTTGGTTTGGTTTTGTTGCTGGAAGCAACCCGCCGGACGCTTGGTCCGCCTCTGACCGTAATGGCGCTTATCTTTCTGGCTTATGTGTTTTTTGGAAACATGGCCCCAGACCTCATTGCCTGGAAGGGGGCTTCTTTCTCACGAGCCATGAGCCATTTGTGGATCACGACTGAAGGCGTGTTTGGTATCGCGCTGGGTGTCTCTACAAGTTTCGTGTTCCTGTTTGTGCTTTTCGGATCATTGCTCGACCGGGCTGGTGCCGGTCATTACTTTATTCAAGTTGCCTTTGCCCTTCTTGGCCATATGCGTGGTGGCCCCGCAAAAGCCGCCGTTCTTGCTTCAGGCATGACCGGTCTCGTCTCCGGTTCTTCCATTGCCAACACGGTTACAACTGGCACCTTCACCATTCCACTGATGAAGCGGGTTGGGTTTTCGAGCGAAAAAGCAGGTGCGGTCGAGGTTGCCTCTTCAGTAAATGGCCAGATCATGCCACCGGTGATGGGGGCTGCTGCATTCCTCATGGTTGAGTATGTGGGAATCTCTTACCTGGAGGTCATCACGCATGCATTCTTGCCAGCTGTGATTTCCTATATTGCTCTTATCTACATCGTGCATCTGGAAGCCTTGAAGGCGGGCATGGAAGGCCTGCCTAGAGCGGGCACGCCGCTAACCGGTGTCACACGTTTCCTGCGCGCTGGGCTATCGATCAGTTCATTCCTGATCGTGGCGGGTGTTTGGTACTATGGCATCCTTGCTGCACAGAGCCTGTTTGGCGCGGCTGCTTCATATGTGCTCGCCGCTGGATTTCTCTTCTTCTACGTTGTTACGCTAGGATATGCCGCGCGGCATCCCGATTTACCCCCCGAAGATCCTAATGCTCCTATCATCGAAACGCCCCGCATGGCAGATATCGGACGCACCGGACTGCATTTTATTCTGCCCATCGGGGTTTTGGTCTGGTGTTTGATGGTGGAGCGCTTGTCACCGGGGCTCGCTGCCTTCTGGGCGACAGTCGCGATTGGTTTCATTCTGATTACACAACGGGCCGTGCTGGGGGCATTTCGGGGGCGTCGAGATTTTTCACTCAATTTGAAAATGGGTGTTGTTGATTTCGCATCAGGGCTGGAGCTCGGTGCAAAGAACATGGTGGCGATTGCGATTGCCACGGCTGCTGCAGGGATCATTGTGGGCGCTGTCTCTCTGACCGGTGTGGGACAGGTGCTGACGGAGTTGGTTGAGATTTTGTCTGGTGGCAACTTGCTGGCCATGCTGGGGCTGGTCGCTATCCTCTCCATCGTGCTCGGAATGGGCTTGCCAACAACAGCAAACTATATCGTCGTCTCAGCACTGATGGCTGGTGTGGTCGTTGATCTGGGCGCTCAGAACGGTCTGGTTGTCCCACTGATCGCTGTGCACTTGTTTGTTTTCTACTTTGGGATCATGGCTGATGTGACACCGCCTGTTGGGCTTGCCTCCTTTGCAGCGGCAGCAATCTCGCGGGCAGACCCGATCAAGACAGGGATCGCGGCTTTTGCCTATTCATTGCGGACCGTCGTTCTGCCATTCCTCTTTATCTTCAACACTAAACTCTTGTTGATTGGGATCGAAGGACCGATTGATCTCGCATTGACGGTCTTAGGCGCGGTGACAGCGGTGCTGGTGTTTGCTGCTGCCACTCAAGGCTACTTTGTGACCCGGAACAAGCTTTGGGAATCGGCAACCCTGTTGCTAGTGGCTTTCACGCTGTTCCGGCCGCAATATTGGGTCGACCAAATTGTGCCAGCGTTTCAGACAGTTCCGTATGTGCAAGCCGCGCCGCTCATTGAAGAAGCTGCTGCGGGTAGTTCGCTTCGTCTTACCGCGACCGGAGAAACACTTGAGGGCGACATTGAGACCCGTACCGTTCTTCTGCCGCTTGGTGAGAAAGCATCGATAGATGCGCGCTTGGAACATGCCGGTCTCATCCTTCGGACGGAAGAGGGCGGCACCTTTGTTGATGATGTGGTGTTTGGTGGACCGGCAGGGGAAGCTGGCATTGATTTTGACTGGGAAGTGCTGTCGATTGAGCTTCCCAACGACCAGCCTAGTGCCTACTTCATGTATCTTCCGGCCGGTGCTCTGTTGTTCGGGGTTTGGCTGCTGCAGCGAAGGCGTCGATCTAGCTCAAGCTAG